A window of Ruminococcus champanellensis 18P13 = JCM 17042 contains these coding sequences:
- a CDS encoding M42 family metallopeptidase, whose translation MELFERIRTLADASGVSGNETEAALTALEMLREFCPDAVYENGNVIGHLGVREPGKPHVLIDAHIDQIGMIVTDIEENGFLRIGNVGGLDRRLMPAQSVLIHGRELIGGVICTIPPHLSGGKDASVPKMEDLAVDTGYDQTQVSALVSRGDFVQFDTSCMPLLDDRMTGAALDDRCGVAAILRMLELLQGEKLPCSVTILFSSQEELGERGAKIAAYTVDPDIALAVDVSFGCTADDKPSETGELGKGSMIGISPTLSREVSNALIDAARAENLPYQLEVMEGLTSTNADRFSVARGGAKACTVSIPLKYMHTPVEVIDTRDVELTAKLLCAYLRRCSAC comes from the coding sequence ATGGAACTGTTCGAGAGGATCCGTACTCTGGCGGATGCGTCCGGGGTCTCCGGCAATGAGACAGAGGCAGCTCTGACCGCTTTGGAGATGCTGCGGGAATTCTGCCCGGATGCGGTGTATGAAAATGGCAATGTGATCGGTCACCTGGGCGTCCGGGAGCCTGGCAAGCCCCATGTGCTGATTGATGCCCATATCGATCAGATCGGCATGATCGTAACGGATATTGAAGAAAATGGCTTTCTGCGGATCGGCAATGTGGGTGGTCTGGACCGGCGGCTGATGCCGGCGCAGTCCGTGCTGATCCATGGCAGGGAGCTGATCGGCGGCGTGATCTGCACCATTCCCCCCCACTTGTCTGGAGGGAAGGATGCTTCCGTGCCGAAAATGGAGGATCTGGCAGTGGATACGGGCTATGACCAGACGCAGGTTTCGGCTCTGGTATCCCGGGGGGATTTTGTGCAGTTTGACACCAGCTGCATGCCCCTGCTGGATGACCGGATGACTGGTGCCGCCCTGGATGACCGATGCGGCGTGGCTGCCATTCTGCGGATGCTGGAGCTTTTGCAGGGGGAGAAACTGCCCTGTAGTGTGACCATTCTCTTTTCCAGCCAGGAGGAGCTGGGGGAACGGGGCGCAAAGATTGCCGCATATACGGTGGATCCGGACATCGCACTGGCGGTGGATGTGAGCTTCGGCTGTACTGCCGACGATAAGCCCAGTGAAACCGGGGAATTGGGCAAGGGTTCCATGATCGGCATTTCCCCCACCCTGTCCAGAGAGGTGAGCAATGCCCTCATAGACGCTGCCCGGGCAGAGAATCTGCCCTATCAGCTGGAGGTCATGGAGGGACTGACTTCTACCAATGCGGATCGGTTCAGCGTGGCACGGGGGGGCGCAAAGGCATGTACCGTGTCCATTCCCCTCAAATACATGCACACCCCGGTGGAGGTTATTGACACCCGGGATGTGGAACTGACCGCAAAGCTCCTGTGTGCTTATCTTAGGAGGTGTTCTGCATGCTGA
- a CDS encoding M42 family metallopeptidase, which produces MLKHLEALCRLCGTSGNEQDVRAYIQQTIGDLGTCTVDPLGNLLVLRKGRKRPEKTLMLSAHMDEVGMIVTSIRSDGSLTFGAVGGVDPFVMIGRQVLVGDATLPGVIGAKAVHKLSAAQRDQAPTCDALSIDIGAVDAEQAKRYVRPGDFVHFLPNYRSMGDGMIASKALDDRAGCAILLDLLEQEPEYDTWFAFLVQEEVGLRGAMAAAYTIAPDYAIVLETTTASDIPDVSGAKQVCRLGGGAVVSFMDRSTLYDRELYRLAFDTARREQIPVQTKTMIAGGNDSGAIHISGKGVRTLAISAPCRYLHSPSCVLAYKDLCACEQLAGAMMQEIRQL; this is translated from the coding sequence ATGCTGAAGCATTTAGAGGCTTTGTGCCGCCTGTGTGGCACTTCCGGCAATGAACAGGATGTGCGTGCCTATATTCAGCAGACCATTGGCGATCTCGGCACATGCACTGTGGATCCCCTTGGGAATCTGCTGGTGCTGCGCAAGGGAAGAAAGCGCCCGGAGAAAACGCTGATGCTTTCCGCCCATATGGACGAGGTTGGTATGATCGTCACTAGTATCCGTTCTGACGGCAGCCTGACTTTCGGGGCAGTAGGAGGCGTGGATCCCTTTGTTATGATCGGCAGACAGGTGCTGGTGGGGGATGCAACGCTGCCCGGGGTCATCGGTGCCAAGGCGGTGCATAAGCTGTCCGCCGCCCAGCGGGATCAGGCACCCACCTGTGATGCCTTGTCCATTGACATTGGTGCGGTGGATGCAGAGCAGGCAAAGCGTTATGTGCGTCCCGGGGATTTCGTGCATTTTTTGCCCAACTACCGGAGCATGGGGGATGGCATGATCGCCTCCAAGGCGCTGGATGACCGGGCAGGCTGTGCCATTTTGCTGGATCTTCTGGAACAGGAGCCGGAGTATGACACCTGGTTTGCATTCCTGGTGCAGGAGGAGGTAGGTCTCCGGGGAGCGATGGCGGCGGCGTATACCATTGCTCCGGATTACGCCATTGTACTGGAAACCACCACTGCCAGTGACATTCCGGACGTGTCCGGTGCAAAGCAGGTATGCCGGCTGGGCGGCGGTGCTGTGGTATCCTTTATGGATCGCAGCACCCTGTATGACCGGGAGCTGTACCGGCTTGCATTCGATACCGCCCGGCGGGAACAGATTCCGGTGCAGACCAAGACCATGATCGCAGGGGGCAATGACAGCGGCGCCATTCATATTTCCGGTAAGGGCGTCCGGACGCTTGCCATTTCCGCACCCTGCCGATACCTGCATTCGCCCTCCTGCGTGTTGGCGTACAAGGATCTTTGCGCCTGTGAGCAACTGGCAGGGGCAATGATGCAAGAGATCCGGCAGCTATGA
- a CDS encoding GNAT family N-acetyltransferase, with translation MIRQLTEASQLDCGCLKTNRYGRWIYTYLRAYGVGYDFCRFFRIEGAGTGYALLFNATLTIYMDPTKEDLTELAREIQMFIAMHQPFRVETTANLMQYLMQTEGYLPLHRTVFELTSTGLPEDFDEYEIDFAPRLDDAYDILREGFPHLIAHDLWLTDVSHRLRRGVSKVFTYKNSTTATILYDVDNEVLIAQVATRAAARGSGYARQFLRWLAGFLEQFGKHAVLMALDIRVSFYTEIGFRPLETEYVLERTEHDPEAMQKGKLN, from the coding sequence ATGATCCGGCAGCTGACAGAGGCATCCCAGCTGGATTGTGGGTGCCTGAAAACCAACCGGTACGGCAGATGGATCTACACCTATCTGCGTGCCTATGGGGTGGGGTATGATTTCTGCCGCTTTTTCCGCATAGAGGGTGCCGGAACCGGCTATGCGCTGCTGTTCAACGCCACACTGACCATCTATATGGATCCTACCAAGGAGGATCTGACGGAGCTTGCCCGGGAAATCCAGATGTTCATTGCCATGCATCAGCCTTTCCGGGTGGAGACTACCGCAAATCTGATGCAGTACCTGATGCAGACGGAGGGGTATCTCCCCCTGCACCGGACGGTGTTTGAACTGACCTCCACCGGGTTGCCGGAGGATTTTGACGAATACGAAATTGATTTTGCTCCCAGACTGGACGATGCCTATGATATCCTCCGGGAGGGCTTCCCCCATCTGATTGCCCATGATCTGTGGCTGACGGATGTGTCCCATCGGCTCCGCAGAGGGGTCAGCAAGGTATTTACTTATAAAAATTCCACCACTGCCACCATCCTGTATGATGTGGACAATGAGGTGCTGATCGCCCAGGTTGCCACCCGTGCAGCTGCCAGAGGCAGTGGATATGCCCGGCAGTTTCTTCGCTGGCTGGCAGGATTTCTGGAGCAGTTCGGAAAGCATGCAGTGCTGATGGCACTGGATATCCGGGTCAGCTTCTATACGGAGATCGGCTTCCGCCCTCTGGAAACGGAATATGTGCTGGAGCGCACGGAGCATGACCCGGAAGCCATGCAGAAAGGAAAGTTGAACTAA
- a CDS encoding aminotransferase class I/II-fold pyridoxal phosphate-dependent enzyme: MSDFFRIDPRIMQLAEQAEQIAAQKFAEIDANAAYNGEKVLAAFIKNRVSEPCFYGSTGYGYGDIGRETLDKVYAQVLDAEDALVRHTFVSGTHALSVALFGVLRPGDKLLAVTGKPYDTLEEVIGISGTPGNGSLMDYGVEYGEVPLTGGGLPDLDAIAQAVPGAKVAYIQRSRGYSLRPAYTVEQIQEIVQTVRRVSPDTIVMVDNCYGEFVQRREPTSVGADLIIGSLIKNAGGSIAQTGGYIAGRKDLVELCSYRLTCVGMGKEVGCTLHQNKEMFLGLFFAPDVVANALKTAAFAAELFRLMGFDSYPALSETRGDIITAIRFGTPELLTAFCQGVQKGAPVDAFVTPEPWDMPGYTSQVIMAAGAFTMGASIELSADAPMREPYAVWMQGGITYASGRIGILLAAQEMLDRGLILK; this comes from the coding sequence ATGTCTGATTTTTTCAGGATTGACCCTCGCATTATGCAGCTTGCGGAACAGGCGGAGCAGATCGCTGCGCAGAAATTTGCGGAGATCGACGCCAATGCCGCTTACAACGGGGAAAAGGTGCTTGCCGCCTTTATCAAAAACCGGGTCAGTGAGCCTTGCTTTTACGGCAGTACCGGCTACGGATACGGGGACATTGGCAGAGAGACCCTGGATAAGGTGTATGCCCAGGTGCTGGATGCGGAGGATGCTCTGGTGCGGCACACTTTTGTGTCCGGAACCCATGCCCTGTCCGTTGCTTTGTTCGGGGTGCTGCGTCCCGGGGACAAGCTGCTGGCAGTGACCGGTAAGCCCTACGATACCCTGGAGGAAGTGATCGGCATCAGCGGCACCCCCGGGAACGGTTCTCTCATGGATTACGGCGTGGAGTATGGAGAGGTGCCTTTGACCGGTGGGGGGCTGCCGGATCTGGATGCCATTGCACAGGCTGTGCCCGGGGCAAAGGTAGCATATATCCAGCGCTCCAGAGGATATTCCCTGCGGCCTGCCTATACGGTGGAACAGATCCAGGAGATCGTGCAGACCGTGCGCCGGGTCAGCCCGGATACCATTGTAATGGTGGACAACTGCTATGGGGAATTTGTCCAGCGCAGGGAGCCTACCTCTGTGGGGGCGGATCTGATCATCGGCTCTCTGATTAAGAATGCAGGGGGATCCATTGCCCAGACCGGCGGCTACATTGCCGGCAGAAAGGATCTGGTGGAGCTTTGCTCCTATCGGCTCACCTGCGTGGGTATGGGCAAGGAAGTGGGTTGTACCCTGCATCAGAACAAGGAAATGTTCCTGGGGCTGTTCTTTGCGCCGGATGTAGTGGCAAATGCTTTGAAAACCGCTGCCTTTGCTGCGGAGCTGTTCCGGCTCATGGGCTTTGACAGCTATCCGGCATTGTCCGAGACCCGGGGGGATATCATCACCGCCATCCGGTTTGGCACTCCGGAGCTGCTGACCGCCTTTTGTCAGGGCGTGCAGAAGGGCGCCCCTGTGGATGCCTTTGTAACACCGGAGCCCTGGGACATGCCCGGCTATACCAGCCAGGTCATCATGGCGGCAGGGGCATTCACCATGGGGGCTTCCATTGAGCTTTCTGCGGATGCACCCATGCGGGAACCATACGCAGTCTGGATGCAGGG